The following is a genomic window from uncultured Fusobacterium sp..
TACTGGAACAACAGGAAAGAAAATTATGGAAGCTACTGGTTTAAATATTCACAGATATCAATCTGGACCTATTGGTGGAGACCAACAAATCGGTGCTGAAATAGCTACTAACAATATTTTAGCTATTTTCTTTTTAAGAGATCCTCTTACAGCACAACCTCACGAACCAGACATCTCTGCCCTTATCAGATTAGCTGACGTTCATAAAATACCAATTGCAACTAATATATCTACTGCTGAATTATTAGTTAAAGCTTTATCACTTTAATGTTTATTATGACTCTCATCCTATTTAGAATGAGAGTCATTTTTTGTTACTTCTGATTTTATAGTTTTTATCAAATCATATTTTAATTTTATAAGATCTTCTGATAAGTCTACTTTATATTTGTGAGGATTTTCAAGTCTCTTTCTTTCTTCTGAAATCTTTTCTAAACTATCAAGATAGTATCTTTGAGATCCTAA
Proteins encoded in this region:
- the mgsA gene encoding methylglyoxal synthase; the protein is MNKIALIAHDNMKDDIVAFAKKHADFFKNYELVATGTTGKKIMEATGLNIHRYQSGPIGGDQQIGAEIATNNILAIFFLRDPLTAQPHEPDISALIRLADVHKIPIATNISTAELLVKALSL